A DNA window from Bacteroides cellulosilyticus contains the following coding sequences:
- the queC gene encoding 7-cyano-7-deazaguanine synthase QueC has product MNKEVALVVFSGGQDSTTCLFWAKREFKRVVALSFLYGQKHEKEVELAREIAGKAGVEFEAMDVSFIGKLGHNSLTDTTMVMDQEKPAGSYPNTFVPGRNLFFLSIAAVYAREHGINHIVTGVSQTDFSGYPDCRDTFIKSLNVTLNLAMDEQFVIHTPLMWIDKAETWGLADELGVLDLIRNETLTCYNGIQGDGCGHCPACKLRREGLEKYLISKG; this is encoded by the coding sequence GTGAATAAAGAAGTTGCATTAGTAGTGTTCAGTGGTGGACAAGATTCTACCACTTGCCTGTTTTGGGCAAAGCGTGAATTTAAGAGAGTGGTCGCTTTGAGTTTCCTGTACGGACAGAAGCATGAGAAAGAGGTGGAACTGGCACGGGAAATAGCCGGTAAAGCTGGTGTGGAGTTTGAAGCAATGGATGTATCTTTTATCGGTAAGTTGGGGCACAACTCACTGACGGATACAACGATGGTTATGGATCAGGAAAAGCCAGCCGGTAGTTATCCCAATACATTTGTGCCGGGACGTAATCTCTTCTTTCTAAGCATTGCTGCTGTATATGCCCGTGAACACGGTATCAATCATATCGTGACAGGAGTGTCGCAGACTGATTTCAGCGGATACCCTGATTGTCGGGACACCTTTATCAAGTCGCTTAATGTTACATTGAATCTGGCTATGGACGAGCAATTCGTAATTCATACTCCATTGATGTGGATCGATAAAGCGGAAACCTGGGGATTAGCGGATGAATTGGGAGTGCTCGATCTGATACGGAACGAAACGTTGACTTGTTATAACGGGATTCAGGGTGATGGCTGCGGGCATTGTCCGGCATGTAAGTTACGTCGTGAGGGATTAGAGAAATATTTAATTAGTAAAGGGTAA
- a CDS encoding heparinase II/III family protein, whose product MRNKRKHVLTLILFCSLVFSIRAQQQHPYLFFTPDRIATLKEQLKSDKEVKANYTQVEQVAREALKENNPYRKLEYLALTYQVTGEKRYADKIKESIRQTGGKETLEAKDMLNREPAWTSLLSTAHANHQMAIGFDAIYNELSDEERKELAQAIYKIGIRPTLHDWLSPATRFHAINSMGHNYWASCIAMTGIAAMAVSNEIPEAAEWIDMVSRATTDWANFQGDILQNKPANFDNGAYYESVSYANYGLTQYLTFRLAMQNFNPRAEWPERKLFERAADYFMYTCYPADSDYLPSLYFGDSNIAANGEGVLKLLWTLGFQKTDMLWYLTQVRKNQAKESMPTDTPMGLLYTPDLSAAPPQPSLSLSTVYERMGWSVMRTSWEKNTTLLGVKCGHTWNHSHADAGSFILFHNGQQVIKDGGNCWYPNPWYREYFFHSQAHNVLLFNGQAQPQEQQYKGSMLDGSLHHLTDEGNIKYILANVTGPTSRYFSKNHRSFLWIDDVILVIDDVCSHEDGTFSLLFHPDGVSRKNGIDLSVVNQQAAVDIRPLWPDYLTESDFEHDFPYNLKLKAHQGPKAKKTDEMETYYSITYPIKAQSVKFITAIILKDSPASKNIPQVTRLKGDDLQGVRIAKGDKITDVYLNTRADGHIMHRNSCTNVNGWDTDAYLLAFSYKKGTDPAVSKNISEWFIGYGSYVRNANESIFDSYTKKYKVIR is encoded by the coding sequence ATGAGAAATAAAAGAAAACATGTACTGACGCTCATTCTGTTTTGTTCCCTGGTTTTCTCAATCCGGGCGCAGCAACAACACCCCTATCTGTTCTTTACCCCCGATCGGATAGCAACACTGAAAGAACAACTCAAATCGGATAAAGAAGTCAAAGCCAATTATACCCAGGTAGAACAAGTAGCCAGGGAAGCCTTGAAAGAAAACAATCCTTACCGCAAGTTGGAATATCTGGCATTGACATACCAGGTGACAGGCGAAAAAAGATATGCGGATAAGATCAAAGAATCAATCCGGCAGACAGGTGGAAAAGAAACCCTCGAAGCAAAGGATATGCTGAATCGGGAACCTGCCTGGACTTCATTGCTAAGCACCGCCCATGCCAATCATCAAATGGCTATCGGTTTCGATGCTATCTATAACGAACTCTCAGATGAAGAACGGAAAGAACTGGCACAAGCCATTTACAAAATAGGAATCCGTCCGACGCTGCACGATTGGCTATCACCGGCAACACGTTTCCATGCAATCAATTCCATGGGGCACAACTATTGGGCATCCTGTATTGCCATGACCGGAATCGCTGCCATGGCCGTCAGCAATGAAATTCCCGAGGCTGCCGAATGGATTGATATGGTAAGTAGGGCAACAACGGATTGGGCTAATTTCCAAGGAGATATCTTACAAAACAAACCGGCTAACTTCGATAATGGAGCTTATTACGAAAGTGTGAGTTACGCCAATTACGGGCTCACCCAATACCTGACCTTCCGCCTTGCCATGCAGAATTTCAATCCCCGGGCAGAATGGCCAGAAAGGAAGCTATTTGAACGTGCAGCAGATTATTTTATGTATACCTGTTATCCTGCCGACAGTGATTATCTTCCTTCCCTTTATTTTGGCGACAGCAACATTGCTGCCAATGGTGAAGGAGTCTTGAAATTACTTTGGACATTAGGTTTTCAGAAAACCGATATGTTATGGTATCTCACACAGGTACGGAAAAACCAGGCCAAAGAAAGTATGCCGACCGATACACCCATGGGGTTATTGTACACTCCCGATTTATCTGCGGCTCCACCGCAACCTTCCCTGTCGCTATCTACGGTATATGAAAGAATGGGTTGGAGTGTGATGCGTACTTCTTGGGAGAAAAACACAACCCTGTTAGGAGTGAAATGCGGACATACATGGAATCACTCTCATGCAGACGCAGGTTCATTTATCCTTTTTCATAATGGACAGCAAGTAATTAAGGATGGCGGAAACTGTTGGTATCCCAATCCGTGGTATCGTGAATATTTCTTCCACAGCCAGGCCCATAATGTACTGTTGTTTAATGGACAGGCCCAGCCTCAAGAGCAACAGTACAAAGGTTCGATGCTCGATGGTTCTTTGCATCATCTTACAGACGAAGGAAATATCAAATACATCCTGGCCAACGTGACCGGGCCTACTTCCCGCTACTTTTCTAAAAACCACCGTAGTTTTTTGTGGATAGATGATGTAATACTGGTTATTGATGATGTCTGTTCGCATGAAGACGGTACATTCAGTCTGCTTTTTCACCCGGATGGAGTAAGCAGGAAAAATGGTATTGATTTGAGTGTCGTCAACCAACAGGCTGCTGTGGATATACGCCCTTTATGGCCGGACTATCTGACAGAAAGCGACTTCGAACATGATTTCCCTTATAATCTGAAACTGAAAGCTCACCAGGGTCCCAAAGCTAAGAAGACCGACGAAATGGAAACGTATTATTCGATAACCTATCCGATAAAGGCACAAAGTGTCAAGTTTATAACGGCAATCATCTTGAAAGATTCTCCTGCAAGTAAAAATATTCCTCAGGTAACCCGCCTGAAAGGAGATGATCTGCAAGGTGTCCGTATTGCTAAAGGTGACAAAATAACTGATGTTTATTTAAACACACGGGCAGATGGGCATATTATGCACCGGAATTCCTGCACAAATGTGAACGGTTGGGATACAGACGCATATTTACTTGCTTTTTCTTATAAGAAAGGAACTGACCCCGCAGTTTCCAAAAACATATCGGAATGGTTCATCGGATATGGGAGTTATGTGCGCAATGCTAATGAATCCATTTTCGATTCTTACACTAAAAAATATAAAGTAATCCGCTGA
- a CDS encoding PAS domain-containing protein, translated as MRILHIRYLLLIFLLSCSALASADDKKENSGTDLLIISSYVSGAPWSQTIISHIMQKEYDRKDVSMNVEYMNILTIETPEILNQYKENLFSTYGNNPPKAVLMLGNAPLILRDDMRRHWGDIPLIVCAESRYIGPDSTYMYNQIIPYKDRIYLKDLRNEYNMTFLAARAFIPESVQLLRRMIPNLKSLLLIGDQTDRDIDYDQQLSELINTEYTDINYKFLSAGAWSPDQLLDTLRQVVPEETGILFASWFHKRMFAGNMLMMANSYKVIANSTLPCPFFALSSSISSIEEDGTIIGGCVYDMNLYCEEIVKMINAVADGKQARDIPYYNPKPMVLFNYPYMVDFGLSPKNCPPGTVYLNAPPTFLEKYQSALVVGSIVLLLVVLFFQLRRNKILERLQLVEQNQRFTHSKMAMALEVVDLLPWQWDLRTDEITYSSYKPIEQGKKEVSEMTYTTDISDYLTFVCEEDRERIRQIFKDVRANKVARIKEEYRVHRPGKTYDSEDWMEARAFVEQYDEKGNPLIVVGSSLFITERKAAERELIAAKERAEESNRLKSAFLANISHEIRTPLNAIIGFSSILAMTEDEEEKKEYVSIIEKNNGILLQLINDVLDLSKIEAGVLDLYYSEFGLNGVLATLKGVVESRLQDGVDLIFEPGMPDDYVVYSEKNRLQQLVLNFLTNACKFTSTGSIRYGYEVREKDIYYYVTDTGTGIPEDKLHLIFERFIKLDSFKQGTGLGLPICQLIIQNMGGEIGVNSKLGEGSTFWFTLPLKPKQ; from the coding sequence ATGAGAATACTACATATTAGATATCTTTTACTTATTTTCCTTTTATCTTGCTCTGCTCTGGCGTCTGCCGATGATAAGAAAGAGAATTCTGGTACCGATTTGCTGATTATCAGTAGTTATGTATCGGGTGCTCCATGGAGTCAGACTATCATTTCACACATCATGCAGAAAGAATATGACCGGAAGGATGTGAGTATGAATGTGGAGTACATGAATATCCTGACGATAGAAACTCCTGAGATACTGAACCAATATAAAGAAAATCTTTTTTCAACTTATGGTAACAATCCGCCTAAAGCAGTGTTGATGTTGGGAAATGCTCCTTTGATATTACGTGATGATATGCGTAGACACTGGGGAGATATACCTTTGATAGTATGTGCTGAAAGTAGATATATAGGGCCGGATTCTACCTATATGTACAATCAGATTATTCCATATAAAGATCGTATCTACTTGAAAGATCTGCGTAATGAGTATAATATGACTTTTCTTGCTGCACGTGCTTTTATACCGGAAAGTGTCCAGTTGCTGCGTCGTATGATTCCGAATCTGAAGAGTTTACTGTTAATAGGTGATCAGACTGACCGTGACATTGATTATGACCAGCAACTCTCAGAGTTGATTAACACTGAATATACAGATATTAATTATAAGTTTTTATCGGCAGGTGCTTGGAGTCCGGACCAGTTGTTGGATACATTGCGACAAGTGGTTCCGGAGGAAACAGGTATTCTATTTGCTTCATGGTTCCACAAACGAATGTTTGCGGGTAATATGCTTATGATGGCAAACTCTTATAAGGTGATTGCCAATTCTACATTGCCTTGTCCGTTTTTTGCATTATCTTCTTCTATTTCAAGTATTGAAGAAGATGGGACTATAATAGGAGGGTGTGTATATGATATGAACCTGTACTGTGAGGAAATTGTGAAGATGATTAATGCTGTAGCTGATGGCAAGCAAGCGCGGGATATTCCATATTATAATCCGAAGCCCATGGTTCTTTTTAACTATCCTTACATGGTGGATTTTGGCTTGTCTCCTAAAAACTGTCCTCCGGGAACGGTTTATTTGAATGCTCCTCCTACCTTCCTCGAAAAGTACCAGTCTGCCTTGGTAGTAGGCAGTATTGTTTTATTGTTAGTTGTTCTCTTTTTCCAACTTCGGCGAAATAAGATTCTGGAGCGACTTCAGTTGGTTGAACAGAATCAGCGCTTCACTCACTCTAAAATGGCTATGGCATTGGAGGTTGTTGATTTACTACCCTGGCAATGGGATTTACGGACGGATGAAATCACATATAGTTCTTACAAACCGATAGAACAGGGTAAAAAAGAAGTTTCGGAAATGACCTATACGACCGATATTAGCGACTATCTAACTTTTGTTTGTGAAGAAGACAGAGAACGTATCCGACAAATATTTAAAGATGTACGCGCTAATAAAGTTGCTAGAATTAAAGAAGAATATCGTGTCCATCGTCCGGGTAAAACGTACGATTCGGAAGACTGGATGGAAGCACGTGCTTTTGTTGAACAATATGATGAAAAGGGGAACCCTTTGATCGTGGTGGGGTCATCATTGTTTATTACGGAGCGTAAGGCGGCAGAGCGTGAGCTGATTGCTGCCAAAGAGCGTGCGGAGGAGTCCAACCGCCTGAAATCTGCCTTTCTTGCTAACATCAGTCATGAAATCCGCACTCCGTTGAATGCAATTATTGGCTTCTCCAGTATATTGGCTATGACTGAAGATGAAGAAGAGAAAAAGGAGTATGTCAGCATCATAGAGAAGAATAATGGAATCTTGCTGCAACTTATCAATGATGTTCTGGACTTATCCAAGATTGAGGCCGGAGTTCTTGATTTGTATTATTCGGAATTTGGATTAAATGGAGTGCTAGCAACCTTGAAGGGAGTTGTTGAGTCTCGTTTGCAGGATGGGGTTGATCTGATTTTTGAGCCGGGGATGCCGGATGATTATGTTGTTTATTCAGAGAAAAACAGACTTCAACAATTGGTTTTGAACTTCCTGACTAATGCCTGTAAATTTACATCGACCGGCAGCATCCGCTATGGCTATGAAGTGCGTGAAAAAGACATCTATTATTATGTAACTGATACGGGAACTGGTATTCCGGAAGATAAACTCCATCTTATATTCGAACGTTTCATCAAGTTGGATAGCTTTAAGCAGGGCACCGGTTTAGGTTTGCCTATTTGCCAGCTCATTATTCAGAATATGGGAGGCGAAATCGGAGTGAATTCTAAATTGGGAGAAGGTTCTACATTTTGGTTTACGCTTCCCCTCAAACCAAAACAGTAA
- the queF gene encoding preQ(1) synthase, which yields MTELKDQLSLLGRKTEYKQDYAPEVLEAFDNKHPENDYWVRFNCPEFTSLCPITGQPDFAEIRISYIPDIKMVESKSLKLYLFSFRNHGAFHEDCVNIIMKDLIHLMNPKYIEVTGLFTPRGGISIYPYANYGRPGTKYEGIAEQRLMNRE from the coding sequence ATGACCGAATTAAAAGATCAATTGTCCCTTTTGGGGAGAAAAACAGAATATAAGCAGGATTATGCTCCTGAAGTGTTGGAAGCTTTTGATAATAAGCATCCCGAGAATGATTATTGGGTACGTTTTAATTGTCCGGAATTTACCAGCCTATGTCCTATAACCGGGCAGCCGGACTTTGCGGAAATCCGTATTAGTTATATTCCTGATATAAAGATGGTGGAAAGTAAAAGCTTGAAACTTTATCTGTTTAGTTTCCGTAATCATGGCGCTTTTCATGAAGACTGTGTGAACATTATAATGAAGGATCTTATTCACCTGATGAATCCTAAATATATTGAGGTAACAGGACTTTTTACTCCGCGTGGTGGCATATCCATTTATCCTTATGCTAACTATGGACGCCCGGGTACGAAGTATGAGGGCATAGCTGAACAACGATTAATGAATAGAGAATAA
- a CDS encoding glycoside hydrolase 43 family protein produces MKKIFLLTTLLCAACWQAEAQYVSKAWVSDQKDGTYINPVLHADYSDPDVCAVGEDFYMTASSFGCAPGLPILHSKDLVNWKYAGYALKQIEPIEFFNAPQHGKGVWAPSIRHHNGEFYIYWGDPDHGIFMVKTKDPAGEWEKPILVKAGRGMIDPAPLWDEDGKVYLVHAWAGSRAALNSVITICEMNAEGTKVISDPVLVFDGNDGINHTIEGPKLYKRNGYYYIFAPAGGVATGWQLVLRSRNIYGPYEKKIVMAQGSTDINGPHQGAWVDTQTGESWFVHFQDKAMYGRVVHLNPMKWVNDWPVIGEDKDGNGCGEPVTRYKKPNVGKNYPVETPADSDEFNTRQLGMQWEWHANYQDTFGYTSDLGFIRIYGHILSENFVNFWEVPNLLLQKFMAEEFTATTKLKVSAKMDGQQSGLIVMGWDYCYLGVEKEGDKFILKQVTCKDAEQKTPETVNRLAELPASRKYEAGLFPNYERDIYLQVKIEKGGICHFYYSLDGKKYKAIGMPFTARQGKWIGAKVGLFSTTPYGKERGWVDADWFRIDK; encoded by the coding sequence ATGAAAAAGATATTTCTGCTTACGACATTGCTATGCGCTGCCTGCTGGCAGGCGGAAGCCCAATATGTATCCAAAGCCTGGGTATCTGACCAGAAGGATGGCACATACATCAATCCGGTGCTGCATGCCGATTACTCCGATCCGGATGTCTGCGCAGTAGGTGAAGATTTTTATATGACGGCTTCCAGCTTCGGATGTGCTCCCGGTTTACCCATTCTCCACTCCAAAGATCTGGTAAACTGGAAATACGCAGGCTATGCGCTGAAACAGATAGAACCCATCGAGTTCTTCAATGCTCCCCAGCATGGAAAAGGTGTTTGGGCACCATCCATCCGCCATCATAATGGAGAGTTTTATATCTATTGGGGAGATCCGGATCATGGCATCTTCATGGTAAAGACCAAAGACCCGGCCGGAGAATGGGAGAAACCGATATTGGTAAAAGCCGGTCGTGGCATGATAGACCCTGCTCCACTATGGGATGAAGATGGAAAAGTTTATCTGGTACACGCATGGGCAGGAAGTCGTGCCGCACTGAACAGTGTTATCACAATTTGTGAGATGAATGCAGAAGGAACAAAAGTGATCAGTGATCCGGTACTGGTCTTTGATGGTAATGATGGAATCAACCATACAATTGAAGGTCCCAAACTCTATAAGCGGAATGGCTACTACTATATTTTTGCCCCGGCAGGCGGAGTAGCAACTGGATGGCAGTTAGTATTGCGTTCGCGGAATATATACGGTCCTTATGAGAAGAAGATTGTCATGGCGCAAGGCTCTACCGACATCAATGGTCCCCACCAAGGCGCATGGGTTGATACGCAGACAGGGGAATCCTGGTTCGTTCACTTTCAGGATAAAGCCATGTATGGGCGTGTCGTTCACCTGAACCCGATGAAGTGGGTAAACGACTGGCCTGTAATTGGAGAAGATAAGGACGGCAATGGTTGTGGCGAACCAGTAACCCGTTATAAAAAGCCCAATGTAGGCAAGAATTACCCGGTAGAAACACCTGCGGACAGTGACGAGTTCAATACCCGTCAATTGGGAATGCAATGGGAATGGCATGCCAATTATCAGGATACATTCGGATATACTTCCGACTTGGGATTCATCCGTATTTACGGACATATTCTCTCCGAGAACTTTGTGAATTTCTGGGAAGTCCCTAACCTTTTATTGCAGAAGTTCATGGCAGAAGAGTTCACAGCAACTACCAAACTAAAAGTTTCCGCCAAAATGGACGGACAGCAATCCGGATTGATTGTGATGGGCTGGGACTATTGCTATCTGGGAGTAGAGAAAGAAGGTGATAAATTTATATTGAAACAAGTGACCTGCAAGGATGCAGAGCAAAAGACACCCGAAACAGTCAATCGCCTGGCAGAATTACCTGCCAGCAGAAAGTACGAAGCAGGTTTGTTTCCCAACTACGAAAGAGATATCTATCTACAGGTAAAAATAGAGAAAGGCGGTATCTGCCACTTCTATTACAGTCTGGATGGTAAGAAATATAAAGCAATAGGTATGCCTTTCACAGCCCGTCAGGGAAAATGGATAGGTGCCAAAGTAGGGCTATTCAGTACCACTCCTTATGGTAAGGAACGGGGATGGGTAGATGCCGACTGGTTTCGCATAGATAAATAA
- a CDS encoding glycoside hydrolase family 97 protein: MKTIGSAIIMLVLTPSLFADNGKELKLTSPDGTHEIAFYQKQVSPAVNELCYRVDYKSQPVVNESRAGLELDNRIWEMALGARNLKQPACWMDNLEVDSVTYQPETDITWQPLYGERSSVRDHYRAGTLYLSKKDNSGYRLNIEVRAYNEGVAFRYFFPEHPKAIFHKVVGDLTEYTLPAGTKAWTEQWAQAFFEYLNIDDIKHPVERALTLELPNGKWAALADADVDDWCLTKYLASTDKKNTLTSVMYSPVDVVTYYATPWKIVMAADKPGELLEHNDIIQNLNPPCEIADAAAWVKPGKIMRETTITTEGAIATIDFCAAHNIPYMLFDWQWYMPCTSHDGDATKVVAKLDMPRVIAYGKEKGVGIWVYVNQHALMKQMRELFPLLREWGIVGMKSGFVQYASHRWATWMHDMVRLAAENHLLMNIHDEYRPSGFSRTYPNLLTQEGICGNEEFPDATHNVTLPFTRMINGAADYTICYFDKRLKTTHAHQLAASLVFYSPLQTIFWYDKPSFYHGEPEMEWFENLQTVFDDTKVLNGAPGKNITMARRKGQEWFVAAMTNNEGSEEEIPLTFLDKEKNYLACIYTDGGEKIKTSTQVKCTYLLVNASQTMKFQLKPSGGAAIRLIPIDRQEMKKYKKYKGERL, from the coding sequence ATGAAGACTATCGGCTCAGCAATTATTATGTTAGTTCTCACTCCTTCCCTCTTTGCAGACAATGGCAAGGAACTGAAGCTGACATCTCCTGACGGAACACATGAAATAGCATTTTACCAGAAGCAGGTTTCACCTGCGGTAAACGAACTTTGTTACCGGGTAGATTACAAATCACAACCTGTAGTCAATGAATCACGTGCCGGACTGGAACTGGACAACCGGATATGGGAAATGGCTCTGGGAGCACGAAACCTGAAACAGCCTGCCTGCTGGATGGACAATCTGGAAGTGGACTCTGTGACCTACCAACCCGAAACAGACATCACCTGGCAGCCACTTTACGGTGAACGTAGCAGTGTACGCGATCATTACCGGGCTGGCACCCTTTATCTCTCCAAGAAAGATAACTCCGGCTACCGGCTCAACATTGAGGTGCGTGCCTATAATGAAGGAGTAGCTTTCCGCTATTTCTTCCCGGAACACCCAAAGGCTATCTTTCATAAAGTAGTAGGTGATCTCACAGAATACACCTTACCGGCAGGTACAAAAGCATGGACCGAACAATGGGCACAGGCTTTCTTTGAGTACCTGAACATTGATGATATCAAACATCCGGTAGAACGTGCCCTTACGCTGGAACTCCCGAATGGTAAATGGGCGGCATTGGCAGATGCTGATGTAGACGACTGGTGTCTGACCAAATACCTTGCCTCCACCGACAAGAAGAATACACTGACTTCTGTAATGTATAGCCCCGTGGATGTAGTGACTTATTATGCCACTCCCTGGAAGATAGTCATGGCAGCCGACAAACCGGGTGAATTGCTGGAACACAATGATATCATCCAGAATCTGAATCCGCCATGTGAAATTGCCGATGCCGCCGCATGGGTAAAACCAGGCAAGATTATGCGCGAAACAACTATCACAACCGAAGGAGCTATTGCAACCATCGACTTCTGTGCAGCACATAATATCCCGTATATGCTTTTCGACTGGCAATGGTATATGCCCTGTACTTCACATGACGGGGATGCCACAAAAGTGGTTGCCAAACTGGATATGCCCCGTGTTATAGCTTATGGTAAGGAAAAAGGAGTTGGTATCTGGGTGTACGTAAACCAGCATGCACTCATGAAGCAAATGCGTGAACTTTTCCCATTGCTCCGCGAATGGGGAATTGTCGGAATGAAATCCGGTTTCGTACAATACGCCAGCCATCGCTGGGCAACTTGGATGCACGACATGGTTCGCTTGGCGGCAGAGAATCATCTGCTGATGAATATCCATGATGAATATCGCCCTTCAGGCTTCAGCCGTACTTATCCGAATTTATTAACTCAGGAAGGCATTTGTGGAAACGAAGAATTTCCCGATGCAACTCATAATGTCACGCTCCCCTTCACTCGTATGATAAACGGTGCAGCCGACTATACGATCTGTTATTTCGACAAACGGCTGAAAACGACTCATGCTCACCAACTGGCAGCATCACTCGTGTTCTACAGCCCTCTGCAAACTATCTTCTGGTATGACAAACCATCGTTCTATCACGGAGAACCGGAAATGGAATGGTTTGAGAACTTGCAAACTGTATTCGACGATACGAAAGTATTGAATGGCGCTCCCGGCAAAAACATAACAATGGCACGCCGAAAAGGTCAGGAATGGTTTGTTGCAGCCATGACCAACAATGAAGGTTCTGAAGAAGAAATACCTCTCACGTTCCTCGATAAAGAAAAGAATTACCTCGCCTGCATCTATACGGATGGGGGAGAAAAGATAAAAACAAGTACACAGGTGAAATGTACTTATCTGCTTGTCAATGCTTCACAGACCATGAAGTTCCAACTGAAGCCCAGTGGTGGAGCTGCCATAAGATTGATACCTATAGACAGGCAGGAAATGAAGAAATATAAAAAGTACAAAGGAGAAAGATTATAA
- a CDS encoding glycoside hydrolase family 88 protein gives MKTKELLFGACLCMFTACNMPEKGMDVDVYEALDYCDAQVQRTLTELKAAEGTIDYSMMPRNIMDSLNTWHCRKATKDEWCSGFWPGVLWYDYEYTGKATIKEEAEKFTEPLKFLSQIPAYDHDLGFLIFCSYGNGYRLTHNPEYKQVILDTADSLATLFRPRVGTILSWPRNIEMFGGHNTIMDNMINLEMLFWAAKNGGNPYLADIAVSHADKTMKYQFRPDYTSYHVAVYDTLTGDFIKGVTHQGYADNTMWARGQAWAIYGYTVVYRETLDPRYLDFVQKVTDVYLERLPEDYVPYWDFDDPNIPNVPRDASAASVTASALLELSTYLPGKKGDEYKNAAIKMLASLSSDKYQCGKSKPAFLLHSTGHLPNNSEIDAAIIYADYYYIEALVRLKNLIENKAVI, from the coding sequence ATGAAAACAAAAGAACTACTGTTCGGTGCATGCTTGTGCATGTTTACAGCTTGCAACATGCCCGAGAAAGGAATGGATGTAGATGTATATGAGGCGCTGGATTACTGTGACGCCCAGGTACAACGCACTTTAACAGAACTAAAAGCGGCAGAAGGTACTATCGATTACTCGATGATGCCGCGTAATATCATGGACAGCCTCAACACCTGGCATTGCCGAAAAGCAACAAAGGATGAATGGTGCAGTGGTTTCTGGCCAGGGGTTTTATGGTATGATTATGAATATACCGGTAAAGCAACCATAAAGGAAGAAGCAGAGAAATTCACCGAACCGTTGAAGTTCCTGTCACAAATTCCGGCATACGACCATGACCTGGGTTTTCTGATCTTTTGCAGCTACGGTAATGGATATCGGTTGACACATAATCCGGAATACAAACAAGTGATTCTGGATACAGCTGATTCACTGGCAACCTTGTTCAGACCTCGTGTAGGCACCATACTTTCATGGCCACGCAATATAGAAATGTTCGGTGGACACAATACGATCATGGATAATATGATAAACCTGGAAATGCTTTTCTGGGCCGCCAAGAACGGAGGAAACCCATATCTGGCAGATATAGCCGTGTCGCACGCCGATAAGACTATGAAATATCAGTTCCGTCCCGACTACACTTCCTATCACGTAGCGGTTTATGATACTTTGACGGGCGACTTCATAAAAGGAGTTACACATCAGGGATATGCAGACAATACCATGTGGGCACGCGGACAGGCGTGGGCTATCTATGGATATACAGTAGTCTACAGGGAAACATTAGATCCACGATATCTGGATTTTGTACAGAAAGTAACAGATGTATATTTGGAAAGATTGCCGGAAGACTATGTGCCTTACTGGGATTTTGATGACCCCAATATCCCGAATGTCCCACGTGATGCCTCCGCTGCAAGTGTAACCGCATCGGCTTTACTGGAACTCTCCACTTACCTGCCCGGCAAAAAAGGGGATGAATATAAGAATGCAGCTATAAAAATGTTGGCAAGCCTGAGTTCGGATAAGTATCAATGCGGCAAAAGCAAGCCGGCATTCCTCCTCCACTCCACCGGACACTTGCCGAATAATTCAGAAATAGATGCCGCCATCATTTATGCAGACTATTATTATATCGAAGCCTTGGTTCGATTGAAGAACTTAATTGAAAATAAAGCTGTCATATAG